In Blastocatellia bacterium, a genomic segment contains:
- the hprK gene encoding HPr(Ser) kinase/phosphatase, protein MTTSFVPEITVAELLAQAPPELELRVIAGAAGAANVIRSPRIQKLGLALAGFPHYVHPGRVQILGQSEVTFLQHLSPSDRRQAVERLPWGEITCVLVTKGLTPPPEFLDAAERRRVPVLVSSLLSSMAILKLTEFLQRTLAPRQWIHGVMVEVFGVGVLLLGESGLGKSECALDLIQRGHRLVSDDVVEVRALGSDRVIGRAPERAQGHMEIRGLGILDIRELFGVAALAEEAPLELAIAFERWDPQREYDPLGLQEETLRVLDVPIPLIRLPITSWRNLPTLVEVAVRNHLLRRRGIDAMRRFVRAHDALVTGEAQDSR, encoded by the coding sequence ATGACCACCTCGTTCGTCCCGGAGATCACCGTCGCCGAACTATTGGCCCAAGCGCCTCCGGAACTGGAGCTTCGAGTGATCGCCGGCGCTGCGGGCGCGGCGAACGTGATTCGCTCGCCGCGGATTCAAAAGCTCGGGCTGGCGTTAGCCGGATTCCCACACTACGTCCACCCGGGGCGCGTTCAAATTCTGGGACAGAGCGAAGTGACCTTCCTGCAACATCTCTCCCCCTCGGATCGTCGGCAGGCCGTCGAGCGTCTCCCTTGGGGAGAGATCACGTGCGTGCTCGTGACGAAGGGGCTCACTCCCCCGCCGGAATTTCTGGACGCCGCCGAACGGCGACGCGTCCCGGTGCTCGTCTCTTCGCTCCTGAGTTCGATGGCGATCCTGAAGCTCACGGAGTTCTTGCAACGGACGCTCGCTCCGCGCCAGTGGATTCATGGCGTCATGGTAGAGGTCTTCGGCGTCGGCGTGCTCTTGCTCGGTGAATCCGGATTGGGCAAGAGCGAATGTGCGCTCGATCTCATTCAGCGCGGGCATCGGCTCGTCTCCGATGACGTCGTCGAGGTGCGCGCGCTCGGTTCGGATCGGGTGATCGGGCGAGCGCCGGAACGCGCGCAGGGGCACATGGAGATTCGCGGGCTGGGCATCCTCGACATCCGGGAATTGTTCGGCGTCGCTGCACTCGCCGAAGAAGCGCCGTTGGAGCTGGCCATCGCCTTCGAGCGCTGGGATCCGCAACGCGAGTATGATCCTCTGGGATTGCAGGAGGAGACGCTTCGTGTGCTTGACGTCCCGATCCCTCTGATTCGCCTTCCCATCACGTCCTGGCGCAATCTCCCGACGCTGGTGGAAGTAGCCGTGCGGAATCACCTGTTGAGACGCCGTGGCATAGATGCCATGCGTCGGTTCGTGCGCGCGCACGATGCGCTGGTCACGGGCGAGGCTCAGGACTCGCGGTGA